A single region of the Triticum dicoccoides isolate Atlit2015 ecotype Zavitan chromosome 2B, WEW_v2.0, whole genome shotgun sequence genome encodes:
- the LOC119364941 gene encoding putative GEM-like protein 8 — MQSIRRACVPAASRAAGPGTSLLGASKNILMTLGPKLYETVRGKLSLGARILQAGGVEKVFQRWFSVEKGEKLLKASQCYLSTTAGPIAGMLFVSTEKVAFRSDRSLALTSPKGQTVRVPYKVAVPLRRVKAARPSENQHRPEQKYVQLVTDDDFEFWFMGFVSYQASLQHLEQVIGMAGGGNGMKVPSSQGAGTGSGRRLRPTAA, encoded by the exons ATGCAAAGTATTCGACGAGCCTGCGTACCGGCGGCAAGTCGGGCCGCAGGACCGGGGACAAGTTTGCTCGGGGCATCAAAGAACATCTTAA TGACTCTCGGCCCAAAGCTGTACGAGACCGTGAGGGGAAAGCTGTCGCTGGGCGCCAGAATCCTCcaggccggcggcgtggagaaagTCTTCCAGAGGTGGTTCTCGGTCGAGAAGGGCGAGAAGCTCCTCAAGGCCTCGCAGTGCTACCTGTCCACCACCGCCGGCCCGATCGCCGGGATGCTCTTCGTATCCACGGAGAAGGTGGCCTTCCGTAGCGACCGGTCGCTGGCGCTGACCTCGCCCAAGGGCCAGACGGTACGGGTGCCGTACAAGGTGGCCGTCCCGCTGAGGAGGGTGAaggcggccaggccgagcgagaacCAGCACCGGCCGGAGCAGAAGTACGTCCAGCTGGTGACCGACGACGACTTCGAGTTCTGGTTCATGGGCTTCGTCAGCTACCAGGCGTCCCTGCAGCACCTCGAGCAGGTCATCGGCATGGCGGGGGGTGGGAATGGGATGAAGGTGCCGTCGTCGCAGGGGGCGGGCACCGGGAGCGGGCGGCGCCTGCGGCCTACCGCGGCGTGA